In one Oryzias latipes chromosome 13, ASM223467v1 genomic region, the following are encoded:
- the LOC101157554 gene encoding clathrin heavy chain 1 isoform X3, translating into MAQILPIRFQEHLQLQNLGINPANIGFSTLTMESDKFICVREKVGEQAQVVIIDMADPNNPIRRPISADSAIMNPASKVIALKDAAKTLQIFNIEMKSKMKAHTMTDDVTFWKWISLNTVALVTDNAVYHWSMEGDSQPIKVFDRHSSLAGCQIINYRTDAKQKWLLLIGISAQQNRVVGAMQLYSVDRKVSQPIEGHAAGFAQFKMEGNAEESTLFCFAVRGQAGGKLHIIEVGTPPTGNQPFPKKAVDVFFPPEAQNDFPVAMQISSKQDVVFLITKYGYIHLYDLETGTCIYMNRISGETIFVTAPHEPTAGIIGVNRKGQVLSVCVEEENIIPYITNVLQNPDLALRMAVRNNLAGAEELFARKFNTLFAAGNYSEAAKVAANAPKGILRTPDTIRRFQSVPAQPGQTSPLLQYFGILLDQGQLNKFESLELCRPVLQQGRKQLLEKWLKEDKLECSEELGDLVKSVDPTLALSVYLRANVPSKVIQCFAETGQFQKIVLYAKKVGYTPDWIFLLRNVMRISPEQGLQFSQMLVQDEEPLAEITQIVDVFMEYNLIQQCTSFLLDALKNNRPMEGPLQTRLLEMNLVHAPQVADAILGNQMFTHYDRAHVAQLCEKAGLLQRALEHYTDLYDIKRAVVHTHLLNPEWLVNFFGSLSVEDSLECLRAMLSANIRQNLQICVQVASKYHEQLSTQSLTELFESFKSFEGLFYFLGSIVNFSQDPEVHFKYIQAACKTGQIKEVERICRESNCYDPDRVKNFLKEAKLTDQLPLIIVCDRFDFVHDLVLYLYRNSLQKYIEIYVQKVNPSRLPVVIGGLLDVDCAEDVIKNLIMVVRGQFSTDELVAEVEKRNRLKLLLPWLEARIHEGCEEPATHNALAKIYIDSNNNPERFLRENPYYDSRVVGKYCEKRDPHLACVAYERGQCDQELIHVCNENSLFKSLSRYLVRRKNPELWASVLLETNNYRRPLIDQVVQTALSETQDPEEVSVTVKAFMTADLPNELIELLEKIVLDNSVFSEHRNLQNLLILTAIKADRTRVMEYINRLDNYDAPDIANIAISNELFEEAFAIFRKFDVNTSAVQVLIEHIGNLDRAYEFAERCNEPPVWSQLAKAQLQKGLVKEAIDSYIKADDPSAYMEVGQAAAQSGNWEDLVKFLQMARKKARESYVETELIFALAKTNRLAELEEFINGPNNAHIQQVGDRCYDDKMYEAAKLLYNNVSNFGRLASTLVHLGEYQAAVDGARKANSTRTWKEVCFACVDGKEFRLAQMCGLHIVVHADELEELINYYQDRGYFEELITMLEAALGLERAHMGMFTELAILYSKFKPQKMREHLELFWSRVNIPKVLRAAEHAHLWGELVFLYDKYEEYDNAIITMMNHPANGWKEGQFKDIVTKVANVELYYKAIQFYLEFKPLLLNDLLIVLSPRLDHTRAVNFFSKVKQLPLVKPYLRSVQNHNNKAVNEALNNLFINEEDYVALRTSIDAYDNFDNISLAQSLEKHELIEFRRIAAYLFKGNNRWKQSVELCKKDKLYKDAMQYASESKDIELAEELLAWFLLEDKKECFAACLFTCYDLLRPDVVLETAWRHNIMDFSMPYFIQVMREYLSKVDKLEASESLRKQEEQATESQPIVYGTPQLMLTAGPNVAVPPQQAYGYGYPAAPGYGQPPQPSFGYGM; encoded by the exons CTGCAAAGACCCTGCAGATCTTTAACATTGAGATGAAGAGCAAGATGAAGGCTCACACAATGACAGATGATGTGACTTTCTGGAAGTGGATCTCTCTGAACACCGTCGCCCTGGTCACAGACAATGCCGTGTACCACTGGAGCATGGAGGGCGACTCTCAGCCAATCAAAGTCTTTGACCGCCACTCTAGCCTGGCGGGCTGTCAGATCATCAACTACCGCACTGATGCCAAACAGAAATGGTTGCTTCTTATTGGCATTTCAGCACAG CAAAACCGTGTCGTTGGAGCCATGCAGTTGTACTCTGTGGACAGGAAGGTGTCACAGCCTATTGAAGGCCATGCTGCAGGCTTTGCTCAGTTCAAGATGGAGGGCAATGCTGAAGAGTCCACTCTGTTCTGTTTCGCGGTTCGGGGACAAGCCGGAGGAAAA CTTCACATCATTGAAGTGGGAACTCCCCCAACTGGGAACCAGCCTTTTCCAAAGAAAGCTGTCGACGTTTTCTTCCCCCCAGAAGCACAAAACGACTTCCCCGTTGCCATGCAG ATCAGCTCCAAGCAAGACGTGGTCTTTCTAATCACCAAATACGGCTACATTCACCTGTACGACCTGGAGACAGGAACCTGCATCTACATGAACAGAATCAGCGGGGAGACTATTTTTGTCACTGCCCCGCATGAACCCACAGCTGGGATCATTGGAGTTAACAGGAAAGGACAG GTGTTGTCGGTTTgtgtggaggaggagaacatcatTCCATACATCACCAACGTGCTCCAGAATCCAGACCTGGCTCTGCGCATGGCCGTACGCAATAACCTCGCTGGTGCAGAAGAGCTGTTTGCTCGCAAGTTTAACACCCTCTTTGCAGCAGGGAATTACTCGGAAGCTGCCAAAGTGGCAGCTAATGCGCCTAAG GGCATCTTGAGAACCCCGGACACCATAAGAAGGTTCCAGAGTGTTCCAGCACAGCCAGGCCAAACGTCCCCTTTGCTTCAGTACTTTGGGATCCTTCTTGATCAAGGCCAGCTGAATAAGTTTGAGTCTCTGGAACTGTGCAGGCCGGTCCTTCAACAAGGACGCAAACAACTTCTTGAAAAGTGGCTAAAGGAAGATAAG CTTGAGTGTTCCGAAGAACTTGGAGACCTGGTGAAGTCTGTAGATCCGACTCTCGCCCTCAGTGTCTACCTCAGAGCCAACGTACCCAGCAAAGTCATTCAATGCTTTGCAGAGACGGGACAGTTCCAGAAGATTGTTCTGTACGCCAAGAAG GTGGGCTACACTCCAGACTGGATTTTTCTGCTAAGGAATGTAATGCGGATCAGTCCAGAGCAGGGCCTCCAGTTCTCCCAAATGCTCGTCCAGGATGAAGAGCCTCTGGCTGAAATCACTCAG ATCGTTGACGTTTTCATGGAGTACAACCTGATCCAGCAGTGCACATCCTTCCTACTGGATGCTCTGAAGAACAACAGACCCATGGAAGGACCGCTGCAGACCCGCCTGCTGGAAATGAATCTGGTCCACGCTCCACAG gttgcAGATGCCATCCTGGGGAATCAGATGTTCACCCACTATGACCGCGCCCACGTGGCCCAGCTCTGCGAGAAGGCCGGCCTCCTGCAGAGGGCGCTGGAGCATTACACGGACTTGTACGACATTAAGCGGGCGGTGGTTCACACGCACCTCCTTAACCCAGAG TGGTTGGTGAATTTCTTCGGCTCCCTCTCTGTGGAGGACTCTCTGGAGTGTCTGAGAGCCATGCTGTCGGCCAACATCCGCCAGAACCTCCAGATCTGTGTGCAGGTCGCCTCCAAGTATCACGAGCAGCTCTCAACCCAGTCACTCACTGAGCTGTTTGAGTCCTTCAAGAGCTTTGAGG gtttGTTCTACTTCTTGGGCTCCATTGTCAACTTCAGCCAGGATCCAGAGGTCCACTTCAAATACATCCAGGCTGCCTGCAAAACGGGTCAGATCAAAGAAGTGGAGAGAATCTGCAGAGAAAGCAACTGCTATGACCCCGACCGGGTCAAGAATTTCCTCAAG GAGGCCAAGCTAACTGACCAGCTGCCCTTGATCATCGTCTGTGACCGCTTTGATTTTGTTCACGATCTGGTTCTGTACCTTTATCGCAACAGCCTGCAGAAATACATTGAGATCTATGTGCAGAAG GTGAAccccagccgtctgcctgtagTGATTGGAGGCTTGCTGGACGTGGACTGCGCTGAGGACGTGATTAAGAATCTTATCATGGTGGTGAGAGGTCAGTTCTCCACAGATGAACTAGTTGCCGAGGTGGAGAAAAGAAACCG ATTGAAGCTGTTGCTGCCCTGGCTGGAGGCTCGCATCCACGAGGGATGCGAAGAACCAGCAACCCACAACGCTTTGGCAAAGATCTACATCGACAGCAACAACAACCCTGAGCGCTTCTTAAGGGAGAACCCCTACTATGACAGCCGTGTGGTGGGCAAGTACTGTGAGAAGAGAGACCCTCACCTGGCCTGCGTGGCCTACGAACGAGGACAGTGCGACCAAGAACTCATTCAT gtTTGCAATGAGAACTCGCTGTTCAAGAGTCTGTCCCGCTACCTGGTGCGCCGTAAGAACCCTGAGCTGTGGGCCAGCGTGCTGCTGGAGACCAACAACTACAGGAGACCGCTCATTGATCAG GTGGTGCAGACCGCTCTATCAGAGACCCAGGATCCAGAGGAAGTGTCCGTCACTGTCAAGGCCTTCATGACCGCTGACCTCCCCAACGAGCTGATTGAGCTTCTGGAGAAGATTGTGCTGGACAACTCTGTCTTCAGTGAGCACAG AAACCTGCAGAATCTGCTCATTCTGACGGCCATCAAGGCGGATCGGACCCGTGTCATGGAGTACATCAATCGCCTCGACAACTATGACGCGCCGGACATCGCAAACATCGCCATTAGCAATGAGCTGTTCGAAGAGGCCTTTGCTATTTTCCGGAAGTTTGATGTCAACACCTCTGCTGTGCAG GTTCTCATTGAACATATCGGGAACTTGGACAGAGCCTACGAGTTTGCTGAGCGCTGCAATGAGCCTCCAGTGTGGAGTCAACTGGCAAAGGCTCAGCTTCAGAAGGGCTTGGTAAAAGAAGCCATCGACTCTTACATCAAGGCGGACGACCCTTCTGCCTACATGGAGGTGGGACAGGCCGCAGCACAAAGTG GAAACTGGGAGGACCTTGTGAAGTTTTTGCAGATGGCTCGCAAGAAAGCCAGAGAGTCCTACGTCGAGACTGAGCTGATCTTTGCCCTGGCCAAGACAAACCGGCTGGCTGAGCTGGAAGAGTTCATCAATGGTCCAAATAACGCCCACATCCAGCAA GTGGGTGACCGTTGCTATGACGACAAAATGTATGAGGCTGCCAAACTGCTATACAACAATGTGTCCAACTTCGGGCGTCTGGCTTCCACGCTGGTGCACCTCGGAGAATatcaggcagcagtggatggagcTCGCAAGGCCAACAGCACCCGCACCTGGAAGGAG GTGTGCTTCGCTTGTGTGGATGGGAAAGAGTTCCGCCTTGCTCAGATGTGTGGCCTGCATATTGTTGTCCATGCTGATGAACTAGAGGAGCTGATCAACTATTACCAG GACCGCGGCTACTTTGAGGAGCTGATCACCATGCTGGAGGCTGCTCTGGGGCTGGAACGCGCCCACATGGGCATGTTCACCGAGCTGGCCATCCTCTACTCCAAATTCAAACCCCAGAAGATGAGGGAACACCTGGAGCTCTTCTGGTCCCGCGTTAACATTCCAAAG GTACTCAGGGCAGCTGAGCATGCCCACCTGTGGGGGGAGCTCGTCTTCCTCTATGACAAGTATGAGGAATACGACAACGCCATTATCACCATGATGAACCATCCGGCTAACGGCTGGAAGGAGGGCCAGTTCAAAGACATCGTCACCAAG GTGGCGAATGTGGAGCTCTACTACAAGGCCATCCAGTTTTATCTGGAATTCAAACCCTTGCTGCTGAATGACCTGCTCATCGTCCTCTCTCCTCGACTGGACCACACGCGGGCTGTTAACTTCTTCAGCAAG GTGAAACAGCTGCCTCTGGTTAAACCATACCTTAGGTCCGTTCAGAATCACAACAACAAGGCAGTGAACGAAGCACTCAACAACCTCTTCATCAACGAGGAAGACTATGTG GCTCTGCGTACATCCATCGACGCCTATGATAACTTCGACAACATCTCCCTGGCTCAGAGTCTAGAGAAGCACGAGCTGATTGAATTCAGGAGGATCGCAGCTTATCTGTTTAAGGGCAACAACCGCTGGAAGCAGAGTGTTGAGCTCTGCAAGAAGGACAAACTCTACAAG GATGCCATGCAGTACGCGTCTGAGTCCAAAGACATTGAGCTTGCGGAGGAGCTCCTGGCTTGGTTCCTGCTGGAAGACAAGAAGGAGTGCTTTGCCGCCTGCCTGTTCACCTGCTACGACCTGCTGCGGCCAGACGTGGTGCTGGAAACCGCCTGGCGACACAACATCATGGATTTCTCCATGCCATACTTCATCCAGGTCATGAGGGAATACCTATCCAAG GTGGACAAGCTTGAAGCCTCCGAGTCTCTGAGGAAACAGGAGGAGCAGGCCACCGAGTCTCAGCCCATCGTTTACG GCACACCCCAGCTCATGCTCACCGCGGGGCCCAACGTAGCCGTGCCCCCTCAGCAGGCGTACGGCTACGGCTACCCAGCTGCCCCGGGCTACGGCCAGCCGCCACAGCCCAGCTTCGGCTACGGCATGTGA
- the LOC101157554 gene encoding clathrin heavy chain 1 isoform X1: MAQILPIRFQEHLQLQNLGINPANIGFSTLTMESDKFICVREKVGEQAQVVIIDMADPNNPIRRPISADSAIMNPASKVIALKDAAKTLQIFNIEMKSKMKAHTMTDDVTFWKWISLNTVALVTDNAVYHWSMEGDSQPIKVFDRHSSLAGCQIINYRTDAKQKWLLLIGISAQQNRVVGAMQLYSVDRKVSQPIEGHAAGFAQFKMEGNAEESTLFCFAVRGQAGGKLHIIEVGTPPTGNQPFPKKAVDVFFPPEAQNDFPVAMQISSKQDVVFLITKYGYIHLYDLETGTCIYMNRISGETIFVTAPHEPTAGIIGVNRKGQVLSVCVEEENIIPYITNVLQNPDLALRMAVRNNLAGAEELFARKFNTLFAAGNYSEAAKVAANAPKGILRTPDTIRRFQSVPAQPGQTSPLLQYFGILLDQGQLNKFESLELCRPVLQQGRKQLLEKWLKEDKLECSEELGDLVKSVDPTLALSVYLRANVPSKVIQCFAETGQFQKIVLYAKKVGYTPDWIFLLRNVMRISPEQGLQFSQMLVQDEEPLAEITQIVDVFMEYNLIQQCTSFLLDALKNNRPMEGPLQTRLLEMNLVHAPQVADAILGNQMFTHYDRAHVAQLCEKAGLLQRALEHYTDLYDIKRAVVHTHLLNPEWLVNFFGSLSVEDSLECLRAMLSANIRQNLQICVQVASKYHEQLSTQSLTELFESFKSFEGLFYFLGSIVNFSQDPEVHFKYIQAACKTGQIKEVERICRESNCYDPDRVKNFLKEAKLTDQLPLIIVCDRFDFVHDLVLYLYRNSLQKYIEIYVQKVNPSRLPVVIGGLLDVDCAEDVIKNLIMVVRGQFSTDELVAEVEKRNRLKLLLPWLEARIHEGCEEPATHNALAKIYIDSNNNPERFLRENPYYDSRVVGKYCEKRDPHLACVAYERGQCDQELIHVCNENSLFKSLSRYLVRRKNPELWASVLLETNNYRRPLIDQVVQTALSETQDPEEVSVTVKAFMTADLPNELIELLEKIVLDNSVFSEHRNLQNLLILTAIKADRTRVMEYINRLDNYDAPDIANIAISNELFEEAFAIFRKFDVNTSAVQVLIEHIGNLDRAYEFAERCNEPPVWSQLAKAQLQKGLVKEAIDSYIKADDPSAYMEVGQAAAQSGNWEDLVKFLQMARKKARESYVETELIFALAKTNRLAELEEFINGPNNAHIQQVGDRCYDDKMYEAAKLLYNNVSNFGRLASTLVHLGEYQAAVDGARKANSTRTWKEVCFACVDGKEFRLAQMCGLHIVVHADELEELINYYQDRGYFEELITMLEAALGLERAHMGMFTELAILYSKFKPQKMREHLELFWSRVNIPKVLRAAEHAHLWGELVFLYDKYEEYDNAIITMMNHPANGWKEGQFKDIVTKVANVELYYKAIQFYLEFKPLLLNDLLIVLSPRLDHTRAVNFFSKVKQLPLVKPYLRSVQNHNNKAVNEALNNLFINEEDYVALRTSIDAYDNFDNISLAQSLEKHELIEFRRIAAYLFKGNNRWKQSVELCKKDKLYKDAMQYASESKDIELAEELLAWFLLEDKKECFAACLFTCYDLLRPDVVLETAWRHNIMDFSMPYFIQVMREYLSKVDSIKEKVDKLEASESLRKQEEQATESQPIVYGTPQLMLTAGPNVAVPPQQAYGYGYPAAPGYGQPPQPSFGYGM, from the exons CTGCAAAGACCCTGCAGATCTTTAACATTGAGATGAAGAGCAAGATGAAGGCTCACACAATGACAGATGATGTGACTTTCTGGAAGTGGATCTCTCTGAACACCGTCGCCCTGGTCACAGACAATGCCGTGTACCACTGGAGCATGGAGGGCGACTCTCAGCCAATCAAAGTCTTTGACCGCCACTCTAGCCTGGCGGGCTGTCAGATCATCAACTACCGCACTGATGCCAAACAGAAATGGTTGCTTCTTATTGGCATTTCAGCACAG CAAAACCGTGTCGTTGGAGCCATGCAGTTGTACTCTGTGGACAGGAAGGTGTCACAGCCTATTGAAGGCCATGCTGCAGGCTTTGCTCAGTTCAAGATGGAGGGCAATGCTGAAGAGTCCACTCTGTTCTGTTTCGCGGTTCGGGGACAAGCCGGAGGAAAA CTTCACATCATTGAAGTGGGAACTCCCCCAACTGGGAACCAGCCTTTTCCAAAGAAAGCTGTCGACGTTTTCTTCCCCCCAGAAGCACAAAACGACTTCCCCGTTGCCATGCAG ATCAGCTCCAAGCAAGACGTGGTCTTTCTAATCACCAAATACGGCTACATTCACCTGTACGACCTGGAGACAGGAACCTGCATCTACATGAACAGAATCAGCGGGGAGACTATTTTTGTCACTGCCCCGCATGAACCCACAGCTGGGATCATTGGAGTTAACAGGAAAGGACAG GTGTTGTCGGTTTgtgtggaggaggagaacatcatTCCATACATCACCAACGTGCTCCAGAATCCAGACCTGGCTCTGCGCATGGCCGTACGCAATAACCTCGCTGGTGCAGAAGAGCTGTTTGCTCGCAAGTTTAACACCCTCTTTGCAGCAGGGAATTACTCGGAAGCTGCCAAAGTGGCAGCTAATGCGCCTAAG GGCATCTTGAGAACCCCGGACACCATAAGAAGGTTCCAGAGTGTTCCAGCACAGCCAGGCCAAACGTCCCCTTTGCTTCAGTACTTTGGGATCCTTCTTGATCAAGGCCAGCTGAATAAGTTTGAGTCTCTGGAACTGTGCAGGCCGGTCCTTCAACAAGGACGCAAACAACTTCTTGAAAAGTGGCTAAAGGAAGATAAG CTTGAGTGTTCCGAAGAACTTGGAGACCTGGTGAAGTCTGTAGATCCGACTCTCGCCCTCAGTGTCTACCTCAGAGCCAACGTACCCAGCAAAGTCATTCAATGCTTTGCAGAGACGGGACAGTTCCAGAAGATTGTTCTGTACGCCAAGAAG GTGGGCTACACTCCAGACTGGATTTTTCTGCTAAGGAATGTAATGCGGATCAGTCCAGAGCAGGGCCTCCAGTTCTCCCAAATGCTCGTCCAGGATGAAGAGCCTCTGGCTGAAATCACTCAG ATCGTTGACGTTTTCATGGAGTACAACCTGATCCAGCAGTGCACATCCTTCCTACTGGATGCTCTGAAGAACAACAGACCCATGGAAGGACCGCTGCAGACCCGCCTGCTGGAAATGAATCTGGTCCACGCTCCACAG gttgcAGATGCCATCCTGGGGAATCAGATGTTCACCCACTATGACCGCGCCCACGTGGCCCAGCTCTGCGAGAAGGCCGGCCTCCTGCAGAGGGCGCTGGAGCATTACACGGACTTGTACGACATTAAGCGGGCGGTGGTTCACACGCACCTCCTTAACCCAGAG TGGTTGGTGAATTTCTTCGGCTCCCTCTCTGTGGAGGACTCTCTGGAGTGTCTGAGAGCCATGCTGTCGGCCAACATCCGCCAGAACCTCCAGATCTGTGTGCAGGTCGCCTCCAAGTATCACGAGCAGCTCTCAACCCAGTCACTCACTGAGCTGTTTGAGTCCTTCAAGAGCTTTGAGG gtttGTTCTACTTCTTGGGCTCCATTGTCAACTTCAGCCAGGATCCAGAGGTCCACTTCAAATACATCCAGGCTGCCTGCAAAACGGGTCAGATCAAAGAAGTGGAGAGAATCTGCAGAGAAAGCAACTGCTATGACCCCGACCGGGTCAAGAATTTCCTCAAG GAGGCCAAGCTAACTGACCAGCTGCCCTTGATCATCGTCTGTGACCGCTTTGATTTTGTTCACGATCTGGTTCTGTACCTTTATCGCAACAGCCTGCAGAAATACATTGAGATCTATGTGCAGAAG GTGAAccccagccgtctgcctgtagTGATTGGAGGCTTGCTGGACGTGGACTGCGCTGAGGACGTGATTAAGAATCTTATCATGGTGGTGAGAGGTCAGTTCTCCACAGATGAACTAGTTGCCGAGGTGGAGAAAAGAAACCG ATTGAAGCTGTTGCTGCCCTGGCTGGAGGCTCGCATCCACGAGGGATGCGAAGAACCAGCAACCCACAACGCTTTGGCAAAGATCTACATCGACAGCAACAACAACCCTGAGCGCTTCTTAAGGGAGAACCCCTACTATGACAGCCGTGTGGTGGGCAAGTACTGTGAGAAGAGAGACCCTCACCTGGCCTGCGTGGCCTACGAACGAGGACAGTGCGACCAAGAACTCATTCAT gtTTGCAATGAGAACTCGCTGTTCAAGAGTCTGTCCCGCTACCTGGTGCGCCGTAAGAACCCTGAGCTGTGGGCCAGCGTGCTGCTGGAGACCAACAACTACAGGAGACCGCTCATTGATCAG GTGGTGCAGACCGCTCTATCAGAGACCCAGGATCCAGAGGAAGTGTCCGTCACTGTCAAGGCCTTCATGACCGCTGACCTCCCCAACGAGCTGATTGAGCTTCTGGAGAAGATTGTGCTGGACAACTCTGTCTTCAGTGAGCACAG AAACCTGCAGAATCTGCTCATTCTGACGGCCATCAAGGCGGATCGGACCCGTGTCATGGAGTACATCAATCGCCTCGACAACTATGACGCGCCGGACATCGCAAACATCGCCATTAGCAATGAGCTGTTCGAAGAGGCCTTTGCTATTTTCCGGAAGTTTGATGTCAACACCTCTGCTGTGCAG GTTCTCATTGAACATATCGGGAACTTGGACAGAGCCTACGAGTTTGCTGAGCGCTGCAATGAGCCTCCAGTGTGGAGTCAACTGGCAAAGGCTCAGCTTCAGAAGGGCTTGGTAAAAGAAGCCATCGACTCTTACATCAAGGCGGACGACCCTTCTGCCTACATGGAGGTGGGACAGGCCGCAGCACAAAGTG GAAACTGGGAGGACCTTGTGAAGTTTTTGCAGATGGCTCGCAAGAAAGCCAGAGAGTCCTACGTCGAGACTGAGCTGATCTTTGCCCTGGCCAAGACAAACCGGCTGGCTGAGCTGGAAGAGTTCATCAATGGTCCAAATAACGCCCACATCCAGCAA GTGGGTGACCGTTGCTATGACGACAAAATGTATGAGGCTGCCAAACTGCTATACAACAATGTGTCCAACTTCGGGCGTCTGGCTTCCACGCTGGTGCACCTCGGAGAATatcaggcagcagtggatggagcTCGCAAGGCCAACAGCACCCGCACCTGGAAGGAG GTGTGCTTCGCTTGTGTGGATGGGAAAGAGTTCCGCCTTGCTCAGATGTGTGGCCTGCATATTGTTGTCCATGCTGATGAACTAGAGGAGCTGATCAACTATTACCAG GACCGCGGCTACTTTGAGGAGCTGATCACCATGCTGGAGGCTGCTCTGGGGCTGGAACGCGCCCACATGGGCATGTTCACCGAGCTGGCCATCCTCTACTCCAAATTCAAACCCCAGAAGATGAGGGAACACCTGGAGCTCTTCTGGTCCCGCGTTAACATTCCAAAG GTACTCAGGGCAGCTGAGCATGCCCACCTGTGGGGGGAGCTCGTCTTCCTCTATGACAAGTATGAGGAATACGACAACGCCATTATCACCATGATGAACCATCCGGCTAACGGCTGGAAGGAGGGCCAGTTCAAAGACATCGTCACCAAG GTGGCGAATGTGGAGCTCTACTACAAGGCCATCCAGTTTTATCTGGAATTCAAACCCTTGCTGCTGAATGACCTGCTCATCGTCCTCTCTCCTCGACTGGACCACACGCGGGCTGTTAACTTCTTCAGCAAG GTGAAACAGCTGCCTCTGGTTAAACCATACCTTAGGTCCGTTCAGAATCACAACAACAAGGCAGTGAACGAAGCACTCAACAACCTCTTCATCAACGAGGAAGACTATGTG GCTCTGCGTACATCCATCGACGCCTATGATAACTTCGACAACATCTCCCTGGCTCAGAGTCTAGAGAAGCACGAGCTGATTGAATTCAGGAGGATCGCAGCTTATCTGTTTAAGGGCAACAACCGCTGGAAGCAGAGTGTTGAGCTCTGCAAGAAGGACAAACTCTACAAG GATGCCATGCAGTACGCGTCTGAGTCCAAAGACATTGAGCTTGCGGAGGAGCTCCTGGCTTGGTTCCTGCTGGAAGACAAGAAGGAGTGCTTTGCCGCCTGCCTGTTCACCTGCTACGACCTGCTGCGGCCAGACGTGGTGCTGGAAACCGCCTGGCGACACAACATCATGGATTTCTCCATGCCATACTTCATCCAGGTCATGAGGGAATACCTATCCAAG GTTGATTCGATAAAGGAAAAG GTGGACAAGCTTGAAGCCTCCGAGTCTCTGAGGAAACAGGAGGAGCAGGCCACCGAGTCTCAGCCCATCGTTTACG GCACACCCCAGCTCATGCTCACCGCGGGGCCCAACGTAGCCGTGCCCCCTCAGCAGGCGTACGGCTACGGCTACCCAGCTGCCCCGGGCTACGGCCAGCCGCCACAGCCCAGCTTCGGCTACGGCATGTGA